CCGACATCCAGGACTGGCGGATCGCCTTCGCGGACACGGGCCGGCGAGCGGAGGTCGGGGCGCGCCTGCTGGCCGTTCGCGATCATCTGGACGGGGAGTCCGTGTTCTGCGCGAACTACGGCGACATCGTGACGGACGCGCCGCTCCCCGAGCTGGTCGCGGATTTCCTGGCTCGAGACAAGGTCGCGGCGCTCCTGTCCGTGCGTCCCAACTCCTCGTTCCACGTCGTGGAGGCCGAGAGTGGCGGCATCGTGACCGCGATCCGGGACGTCGCCCACGCCGATCTCTGGGCCAATGGTGGCTACTATCTCTTCCGCGACTCGATCTTCGACTACATCCACGGCTCCGAGGACCTCGTCGCGGGCCCGTTCCATCGCCTCATCGCCGAGGACCAGCTCATCGCCTATCGCCACGACGGGTTCCTGACGTCCCTCGACACGCTCAAGGATCTGCAGAACCTGGAGCGTCTCCACGAGAACGGACGACCTCCGTGGGCCGTCTGGCTCGAGGACACGCTTGGCGGATCGGTCGTTGCCGGGGCCCCGGATCAGGCGCCTCGGTGAGCGCTCGCTCAGGCGAATCGTAGATCGGGCGTCAGCACCCTACGCTCGAGCAGCTGCCGGATGTGGGCGATCCGGGCGTAGCGCGGGCCCTCGAAATCGGCGACGGTCGCGCCGTTGAGGCGACAACCGTCGAGGATCTCGCCTGCGCCGCGTCGAGCGTCCCACTCGACGCTGAAATCGAGCACCCGTCGGATCTTGTCGCAGTCGACGCGGTAGTTGCGGGTGTCCGGCGACGCGCCTGGGGCGAATTCCACGGCGCACCCGGGGATCACCTCGGCGGCGATGCGGGCAAGATCGCGGATCTGGTAGTTCTCCCCAGTGGCGCCGACGTTGAACGCCTGACCGTGGATCAGCTCGCGCGGCGCGTCGAGGACGGTGAGGAACGCCCGGCAGATGTCACGGACATGGACCATCGGCCGCCACGGCGTCCCGTCGCTCTTGAGACGCACCCGACCGGTCGCATGGCCCCACGCGACGAGGTTGTTGAGGACGATGTCGAACCGGAAGCGCGGCGACATCCCGTAGGCCGTCGCGTTGCGGAGGAAGACGGGCGTGAATGCATCGCTCGCCAGGCGCCCGACGTCCCGTTCGACGAGCACCTTCGACATCCCATACGGTGTGACCGGTCGCAGGTCCGCCGTCTCATTGAGGAGCGTCCCGTCGGAAGCCCCGTAGTTGCTGCACGAGGACGAGAACACGAAGCGGGCCACGCCGGCCTCGCGGGCGAGTTCCGCGAACCGGACGGAGGCGAGATGATTGATCTGGTCGGTGAGCGTGGGGCTCAGGTCGCCGAGCGGGTCGTTCGAGAGTGCCGCCAGGTGGAGGACTGCGTCGAAGCCGGCGAGGTCGTCGAGCTCGACGTCCCGAAGGTCACGCTCCAGCCGGGGCACGTCAGCGATCTGGTCGGGATCGCCGAACGTGCAGTCCCGGTACAGGTCGGTGTCCAGGCCGACGACCGCGTGCCCGGCGTCGAGCAACATCGGCGTGAGGACGGTCCCGATGTATCCGAGATGGCCCGTGACGAGAACGCGCACTCAGCCTCCGGTCGCTGTGTTCGGCGGCCGGCCCGGCTGCCGGATGGCGGCATGATAGCGTCTCCTCCACCGGGCGACGACTGCCGAACCGGTCGTCCCCGGTGCATGCGGATGACCGATACTCCGCACGTGGCGGCCACCATGATGGTCGCCGAACCGCCCTGTGGAACGGTCGTCGACCCAGATGCGCATCGCCCGCTATCACCCTCGTGCCGCGATCGGCGATGGCGGCCTGACGTTCGCCGTCCGCCGCTGGTCGGTCGCGCTTGCGGATCTCGGCGTCACGACGCTGGTCGTCCACGCCGGCGGCCCGGCCCCGGACGACACGGACCGGATCGCCTGGCGAGCGGTTCGCCATGTCCCGACGCCGTTCGGGCCCGTCCCGGTTGGCCTTCGAGACGCATTCCAAGGGGTCGACCTCGTCGTCCTGCATTCGGGCTGGACCCTGGCGAACCACGTCGCGGCGCACTCGGCGCGTGCGGCGGGGATCCCATACCTGCTGGAGCCGCGAGGTGCGTACGATCCACACATCGTCGCCCGGCACCGGCGGCGCAAGGCTGTCTGGTGGTCGGTCGTCGAGCGCCGGATCGTGGAGGGAGCCCTCGGGATCCACGTCTTCTTCGAGGAGGAGCGAGTCCACCTCGCCGCGCTCGGACACCGTGGCCCCGTCGTCGTTGCCCCGAATGGCATCGACGCACCGCCGGCGGCCACGTGGCAGGGAGGCGCCGGCGGGTCGATCCTGTGGTTCGGCCGGCTCGATCTCGATCACAAGGGACTCGACCTGATCGTTCGCGGCGTCGCCTCCCTGCGCCGGAACAACCGTCCGCACGTCCGC
This genomic stretch from Chloroflexota bacterium harbors:
- a CDS encoding glucose-1-phosphate cytidylyltransferase, translating into MKVVLFCGGSGIRLPDGGETLPKPMVRIGDRPLLWHVMRYYAHWGMRDFILCLGAQGGLIKDYFLSYDETLTNDFTLSSGGRRIDLHGTDIQDWRIAFADTGRRAEVGARLLAVRDHLDGESVFCANYGDIVTDAPLPELVADFLARDKVAALLSVRPNSSFHVVEAESGGIVTAIRDVAHADLWANGGYYLFRDSIFDYIHGSEDLVAGPFHRLIAEDQLIAYRHDGFLTSLDTLKDLQNLERLHENGRPPWAVWLEDTLGGSVVAGAPDQAPR
- a CDS encoding SDR family oxidoreductase; protein product: MRVLVTGHLGYIGTVLTPMLLDAGHAVVGLDTDLYRDCTFGDPDQIADVPRLERDLRDVELDDLAGFDAVLHLAALSNDPLGDLSPTLTDQINHLASVRFAELAREAGVARFVFSSSCSNYGASDGTLLNETADLRPVTPYGMSKVLVERDVGRLASDAFTPVFLRNATAYGMSPRFRFDIVLNNLVAWGHATGRVRLKSDGTPWRPMVHVRDICRAFLTVLDAPRELIHGQAFNVGATGENYQIRDLARIAAEVIPGCAVEFAPGASPDTRNYRVDCDKIRRVLDFSVEWDARRGAGEILDGCRLNGATVADFEGPRYARIAHIRQLLERRVLTPDLRFA
- a CDS encoding glycosyltransferase, yielding MERSSTQMRIARYHPRAAIGDGGLTFAVRRWSVALADLGVTTLVVHAGGPAPDDTDRIAWRAVRHVPTPFGPVPVGLRDAFQGVDLVVLHSGWTLANHVAAHSARAAGIPYLLEPRGAYDPHIVARHRRRKAVWWSVVERRIVEGALGIHVFFEEERVHLAALGHRGPVVVAPNGIDAPPAATWQGGAGGSILWFGRLDLDHKGLDLIVRGVASLRRNNRPHVRLHGAGGARRRAELEALVRQLDVADQVEILGPVYGEDKERAVASCAAFVYPSRWEAFGFAPVEAVVRGAPLLATPYPLARHLADRHGALVVDATPAGLAEGLERIMATGSSALGEVGRTVAVEDFRWSDVATRWLRQVEALV